A single window of Mugil cephalus isolate CIBA_MC_2020 chromosome 1, CIBA_Mcephalus_1.1, whole genome shotgun sequence DNA harbors:
- the mtm1 gene encoding myotubularin isoform X2 gives MASPVSVYNSNALDTHIPSIPRESQKMELLANVSLLPGEDRIIDKDIIYICPFNEAVKGKVLITNYRLYFKSSDADLAVTLDVPLGAISRVEKMGGASSRGENSYGLDITCKDMRNLRFALKQEGHSRRDIFELLFKHAFPLSHGLPLFAYVNQEKYSGKGWSIYNPVEEFRRQGLPNNKWRFTFINESYDLCDTYPTVLAVPFKSTEEDLRRVSAFRSRGRIPVLSWIHRENQSVIVRCSQPLVGMSGKRNKDDERYLDLIREANDTPKLTIYDARPSVNAVANKATGGGYEGDEYSNAELVFLDIQNIHVMRESLKKLKDIVYPNVEESHWLSSLESTHWLEHVKLVLSGAIQVADKVSNGNSVVVHCSDGWDRTAQLTSLAMLMLDCHYRTLRGFQVLIEKEWISFGHKFSSRIGHGDKNHADQDRSPIFVQFIDCVWQMTKQFPTAFEFNETLLLTILDHLYSCRFGTFLYNCESAREQHGVRSKTESLWSMVNHKIERYQNPFYTLDSGRVLYPVASMRHLELWVAYYIRWNPRVRQQQSPVEQRYKELLALRDEYLKKLEQLALSDSTSSHLANSPSPHTSSPSQQLTHLHTPF, from the exons ATGGCCTCGCCAGTCTCGGTCTACAACTCCAACGCCTTAGACACACACATCCCCAGC aTCCCCAGAGAGTCTCAGAAGATGGAGTTGTTAGCAAATGTGTCTTTACTGCCGGGAGAAGATCGAATTATAG ATAAAGACATCATCTACATCTGTCCATTCAATGAAGCTGTGAAAGGCAAAGTGTTGATCACCAACTACAGACTCTACTTCAAGAGCTCAGATGCC GATTTGGCGGTGACGCTGGACGTTCCTCTCGGCGCCATCAGTCGAGTTGAGAAGATGGGCGGAGCCTCGAGCAGAGGGGAGAACTCGTACGGCCTGGACATCACCTGCaag GACATGAGGAACTTGAGGTTTGCCTTGAAACAAGAAGGACACAGCAGAAGAGACATCTTTGAGCTCCTCTTCAAACACGCCTTCCCCCTCTCACATGGTCTG CCTTTGTTTGCGTATGTGAATCAGGAGAAGTACAGTGGGAAGGGCTGGTCCATCTACAACCCGGTGGAGGAGTTCAGACGGCAG GGTTTACCTAATAACAAGTGGCGTTTTACATTCATCAATGAGAGCTACGACCTGTGTGACACCTACCCCACTGTGCTGGCTGTACCCTTTAAAAGTACAGAGGAGGACCTCAGACGAGTGTCTGCCTTCAGGTCAAGAGGACGCATACCG GTCCTGTCATGGATCCACAGGGAGAACCAGTCCGTGATCGTCCGCTGCAGTCAACCTCTCGTCGGCATGTCCGGCAAAAGAAACAAGGACGACGAGCGCTACCTGGACCTGATAAGGGAGGCTAACGACACGCCCAAGCTTACCATCTACGACGCCCGACCCAGCGTCAACGCAGTGGCCAACAAG GCCACTGGAGGAGGCTACGAGGGCGATGAGTACTCAAATGCAGAACTGGTCTTCCTGGACATCCAGAACATCCACGTCATGAGGGAGTCCCTGAAGAAACTCAAAGACATCGTGTACCCCAACGTGGAGGAATCCCACTGGCTGTCGAGTCTAGAGTCCACACACTGGCTAGAACACGTCAAG CTGGTGCTGTCGGGAGCCATTCAAGTAGCAGACAAGGTCTCCAACGGGAACTCGGTGGTGGTTCACTGTAGCGACGGCTGGGACCGGACGGCTCAGCTCACGTCTCTGGCCATGCTCATGTTGGACTGCCACTACCGCACCCTCAGAGGGTTCCAG gTCCTGATTGAGAAGGAATGGATCAGCTTCGGGCACAAATTCTCCTCG aggaTAGGTCACGGTGACAAAAACCATGCGGATCAGGACAGATCGCCCATCTTTGTTCAGTTCATTGACTGTGTGTGGCAGATGACTAAACAG TTTCCTACAGCCTTCGAGTTTAATGAAACCCTCCTGCTGACTATTCTGGATCACCTCTACAGTTGTCGCTTTGGGACTTTCCTCTACAACTGTGAGAGTGCACGTGAACAGCAC GGGGTGAGGTCGAAGACGGAGTCTCTGTGGTCTATGGTCAACCATAAGATAGAGCGCTACCAAAACCCCTTCTACACCCTGGACTCCGGCAGGGTCCTCTACCCCGTCGCCAGCATGCGCCACCTAGAGCTGTGGGTTGCCTACTACATCCGCTGGAACCCACGTGTACGACAACAG CAGAGTCCGGTGGAGCAGCGCTACAAGGAGCTCTTGGCCCTCAGAGATGAATACTTGaagaagctggagcagctggCCTTGTCCgactccacttcctctcatctgGCTAACAGCCCCAGTCCCCACACCTCCTCACCGTCACAGCAATTAACACACCTACACACCCCCTTCTGA
- the mtm1 gene encoding myotubularin isoform X1, with product MASPVSVYNSNALDTHIPSIPRESQKMELLANVSLLPGEDRIIDKDIIYICPFNEAVKGKVLITNYRLYFKSSDADLAVTLDVPLGAISRVEKMGGASSRGENSYGLDITCKDMRNLRFALKQEGHSRRDIFELLFKHAFPLSHGLPLFAYVNQEKYSGKGWSIYNPVEEFRRQGLPNNKWRFTFINESYDLCDTYPTVLAVPFKSTEEDLRRVSAFRSRGRIPVLSWIHRENQSVIVRCSQPLVGMSGKRNKDDERYLDLIREANDTPKLTIYDARPSVNAVANKATGGGYEGDEYSNAELVFLDIQNIHVMRESLKKLKDIVYPNVEESHWLSSLESTHWLEHVKLVLSGAIQVADKVSNGNSVVVHCSDGWDRTAQLTSLAMLMLDCHYRTLRGFQVLIEKEWISFGHKFSSRIGHGDKNHADQDRSPIFVQFIDCVWQMTKQFPTAFEFNETLLLTILDHLYSCRFGTFLYNCESAREQHGVRSKTESLWSMVNHKIERYQNPFYTLDSGRVLYPVASMRHLELWVAYYIRWNPRVRQQQQSPVEQRYKELLALRDEYLKKLEQLALSDSTSSHLANSPSPHTSSPSQQLTHLHTPF from the exons ATGGCCTCGCCAGTCTCGGTCTACAACTCCAACGCCTTAGACACACACATCCCCAGC aTCCCCAGAGAGTCTCAGAAGATGGAGTTGTTAGCAAATGTGTCTTTACTGCCGGGAGAAGATCGAATTATAG ATAAAGACATCATCTACATCTGTCCATTCAATGAAGCTGTGAAAGGCAAAGTGTTGATCACCAACTACAGACTCTACTTCAAGAGCTCAGATGCC GATTTGGCGGTGACGCTGGACGTTCCTCTCGGCGCCATCAGTCGAGTTGAGAAGATGGGCGGAGCCTCGAGCAGAGGGGAGAACTCGTACGGCCTGGACATCACCTGCaag GACATGAGGAACTTGAGGTTTGCCTTGAAACAAGAAGGACACAGCAGAAGAGACATCTTTGAGCTCCTCTTCAAACACGCCTTCCCCCTCTCACATGGTCTG CCTTTGTTTGCGTATGTGAATCAGGAGAAGTACAGTGGGAAGGGCTGGTCCATCTACAACCCGGTGGAGGAGTTCAGACGGCAG GGTTTACCTAATAACAAGTGGCGTTTTACATTCATCAATGAGAGCTACGACCTGTGTGACACCTACCCCACTGTGCTGGCTGTACCCTTTAAAAGTACAGAGGAGGACCTCAGACGAGTGTCTGCCTTCAGGTCAAGAGGACGCATACCG GTCCTGTCATGGATCCACAGGGAGAACCAGTCCGTGATCGTCCGCTGCAGTCAACCTCTCGTCGGCATGTCCGGCAAAAGAAACAAGGACGACGAGCGCTACCTGGACCTGATAAGGGAGGCTAACGACACGCCCAAGCTTACCATCTACGACGCCCGACCCAGCGTCAACGCAGTGGCCAACAAG GCCACTGGAGGAGGCTACGAGGGCGATGAGTACTCAAATGCAGAACTGGTCTTCCTGGACATCCAGAACATCCACGTCATGAGGGAGTCCCTGAAGAAACTCAAAGACATCGTGTACCCCAACGTGGAGGAATCCCACTGGCTGTCGAGTCTAGAGTCCACACACTGGCTAGAACACGTCAAG CTGGTGCTGTCGGGAGCCATTCAAGTAGCAGACAAGGTCTCCAACGGGAACTCGGTGGTGGTTCACTGTAGCGACGGCTGGGACCGGACGGCTCAGCTCACGTCTCTGGCCATGCTCATGTTGGACTGCCACTACCGCACCCTCAGAGGGTTCCAG gTCCTGATTGAGAAGGAATGGATCAGCTTCGGGCACAAATTCTCCTCG aggaTAGGTCACGGTGACAAAAACCATGCGGATCAGGACAGATCGCCCATCTTTGTTCAGTTCATTGACTGTGTGTGGCAGATGACTAAACAG TTTCCTACAGCCTTCGAGTTTAATGAAACCCTCCTGCTGACTATTCTGGATCACCTCTACAGTTGTCGCTTTGGGACTTTCCTCTACAACTGTGAGAGTGCACGTGAACAGCAC GGGGTGAGGTCGAAGACGGAGTCTCTGTGGTCTATGGTCAACCATAAGATAGAGCGCTACCAAAACCCCTTCTACACCCTGGACTCCGGCAGGGTCCTCTACCCCGTCGCCAGCATGCGCCACCTAGAGCTGTGGGTTGCCTACTACATCCGCTGGAACCCACGTGTACGACAACAG CAGCAGAGTCCGGTGGAGCAGCGCTACAAGGAGCTCTTGGCCCTCAGAGATGAATACTTGaagaagctggagcagctggCCTTGTCCgactccacttcctctcatctgGCTAACAGCCCCAGTCCCCACACCTCCTCACCGTCACAGCAATTAACACACCTACACACCCCCTTCTGA